From Bombus vancouverensis nearcticus chromosome 15, iyBomVanc1_principal, whole genome shotgun sequence, the proteins below share one genomic window:
- the LOC117157225 gene encoding anaphase-promoting complex subunit CDC26 — MIRRSPTRIDLRLDDLQEYEAMRKALEAKKESERPSTTFNPPPWGGKIPQSEIQERIGYMPQQAQTTHCRPNL, encoded by the coding sequence ATGATACGGCGCAGTCCGACGAGAATCGACTTACGACTAGACGATCTGCAAGAATATGAGGCGATGAGGAAAGCTCTCGAAGCTAAGAAAGAATCAGAAAGACCATCTACAACATTCAATCCTCCCCCCTGGGGTGGTAAAATCCCGCAAAGTGAAATTCAAGAACGCATCGGTTATATGCCGCAACAAGCTCAAACTACACATTGTCGGCCAAATTTATAg
- the Sfxn2 gene encoding sideroflexin 2 isoform X2, whose protein sequence is MFHKFNIFSKTNNSQPTHETVNLKVHHSIEIAVPSKMGEERLDVDQPLWDLSTFVGRWKHFLWQTDFRTCTVGDSQLLAAKKLCEDYKLGKEPAGTTREQIIYAKKLYESAFHPDTGDLQNVFGRMSFQVPGGMLITGAMLQFYKTTTAVVFWQWVNQSFNAFVNYTNRNANSPTTVSQLGLAYVSATSAAMITAIGFKSFWAKRASTLMARYVPFAAVAAANCVNIPLMRQNEITNGIDISDENGNKLTKSKFAAVKGISQVVISRIVMCAPGMLILPPMMERLEKYAWMQKIKFLHAPIQVMLVGCFLTFMVPTACALFPQNCSIKSCDLERWEPENYELLKKNCKSRDIPKYLYFNKGL, encoded by the exons ATGTTTCATAAATTTAACATATTCTCAAAAACAAACAATTCACAACCTACCCACGAAACAGTTAACTTGAAAGTACACCATTCG ATTGAGATCGCAGTACCCTCAAAGATGGGGGAGGAGAGACTGGACGTCGACCAACCTCTATGGGATCTTAGCACCTTCGTAGGCAGATGGAAGCATTTCTTGTGGCAAACTGATTTCCGCACTTGTACCGTTGGTGATTCCCAGTTGCTAGCAGCAAAGAAACTATGCGAAGACTATAA ACTTGGGAAGGAGCCAGCTGGTACAACCCGGGAGCAAATCATCTATGCTAAGAAGCTTTACGAGTCAGCCTTTCATCCCGACACCGGTGACCTGCAGAATGTCTTCGGTAGAATGTCCTTTCAAGTGCCAGGCGGAATGCTTATCACTGGTGCTATGCTTCAGTTTTACAA AACAACCACAGCTGTGGTTTTTTGGCAATGGGTGAACCAGTCGTTCAACGCGTTCGTTAACTATACGAACAGAAATGCCAACAGTCCTACGACCGTGTCTCAATTAGGACTGGCATACGTCAGTGCTACCTCAGCGGCCATGATAACGGCTATAGGATTCAAGTCCTTTTGGGCAAAACGGGCAAGCACCCTTATGGCG CGCTACGTGCCGTTCGCTGCCGTGGCAGCTGCAAATTGCGTGAATATTCCCCTGATGCGGCAGAACGAAATCACTAATGGAATCGACATCAGTGACGAGAATGGCAATAAGTTGACCAAGTCAAAA TTCGCCGCAGTTAAAGGTATCAGCCAAGTAGTCATCTCGAGAATTGTTATGTGTGCACCTGGCATGT TGATTCTACCACCCATGATGGAAAGACTAGAAAAATATGCTTGGATGCAGAAGATCAAATTTTTGCACGCACCTATACAAGTTATGTTGGTCGGTTGTTT TCTGACGTTTATGGTTCCTACGGCATGTGCGTTATTCCCTCAAAACTG cTCAATTAAATCTTGTGATTTGGAACGCTGGGAGCCTGAAAATTACGAACTGTTGAAGAAGAATTGTAAAAGCAGAGATATACCCAAATACTTATACTTCAACAAAGGTTTATAA
- the Sfxn2 gene encoding sideroflexin 2 isoform X4 produces MGEERLDVDQPLWDLSTFVGRWKHFLWQTDFRTCTVGDSQLLAAKKLCEDYKLGKEPAGTTREQIIYAKKLYESAFHPDTGDLQNVFGRMSFQVPGGMLITGAMLQFYKTTTAVVFWQWVNQSFNAFVNYTNRNANSPTTVSQLGLAYVSATSAAMITAIGFKSFWAKRASTLMARYVPFAAVAAANCVNIPLMRQNEITNGIDISDENGNKLTKSKFAAVKGISQVVISRIVMCAPGMLILPPMMERLEKYAWMQKIKFLHAPIQVMLVGCFLTFMVPTACALFPQNCSIKSCDLERWEPENYELLKKNCKSRDIPKYLYFNKGL; encoded by the exons ATGGGGGAGGAGAGACTGGACGTCGACCAACCTCTATGGGATCTTAGCACCTTCGTAGGCAGATGGAAGCATTTCTTGTGGCAAACTGATTTCCGCACTTGTACCGTTGGTGATTCCCAGTTGCTAGCAGCAAAGAAACTATGCGAAGACTATAA ACTTGGGAAGGAGCCAGCTGGTACAACCCGGGAGCAAATCATCTATGCTAAGAAGCTTTACGAGTCAGCCTTTCATCCCGACACCGGTGACCTGCAGAATGTCTTCGGTAGAATGTCCTTTCAAGTGCCAGGCGGAATGCTTATCACTGGTGCTATGCTTCAGTTTTACAA AACAACCACAGCTGTGGTTTTTTGGCAATGGGTGAACCAGTCGTTCAACGCGTTCGTTAACTATACGAACAGAAATGCCAACAGTCCTACGACCGTGTCTCAATTAGGACTGGCATACGTCAGTGCTACCTCAGCGGCCATGATAACGGCTATAGGATTCAAGTCCTTTTGGGCAAAACGGGCAAGCACCCTTATGGCG CGCTACGTGCCGTTCGCTGCCGTGGCAGCTGCAAATTGCGTGAATATTCCCCTGATGCGGCAGAACGAAATCACTAATGGAATCGACATCAGTGACGAGAATGGCAATAAGTTGACCAAGTCAAAA TTCGCCGCAGTTAAAGGTATCAGCCAAGTAGTCATCTCGAGAATTGTTATGTGTGCACCTGGCATGT TGATTCTACCACCCATGATGGAAAGACTAGAAAAATATGCTTGGATGCAGAAGATCAAATTTTTGCACGCACCTATACAAGTTATGTTGGTCGGTTGTTT TCTGACGTTTATGGTTCCTACGGCATGTGCGTTATTCCCTCAAAACTG cTCAATTAAATCTTGTGATTTGGAACGCTGGGAGCCTGAAAATTACGAACTGTTGAAGAAGAATTGTAAAAGCAGAGATATACCCAAATACTTATACTTCAACAAAGGTTTATAA
- the Sfxn2 gene encoding sideroflexin 2 isoform X3: MHWLHCIEIAVPSKMGEERLDVDQPLWDLSTFVGRWKHFLWQTDFRTCTVGDSQLLAAKKLCEDYKLGKEPAGTTREQIIYAKKLYESAFHPDTGDLQNVFGRMSFQVPGGMLITGAMLQFYKTTTAVVFWQWVNQSFNAFVNYTNRNANSPTTVSQLGLAYVSATSAAMITAIGFKSFWAKRASTLMARYVPFAAVAAANCVNIPLMRQNEITNGIDISDENGNKLTKSKFAAVKGISQVVISRIVMCAPGMLILPPMMERLEKYAWMQKIKFLHAPIQVMLVGCFLTFMVPTACALFPQNCSIKSCDLERWEPENYELLKKNCKSRDIPKYLYFNKGL, encoded by the exons ATGCATTGGTTGCACTGT ATTGAGATCGCAGTACCCTCAAAGATGGGGGAGGAGAGACTGGACGTCGACCAACCTCTATGGGATCTTAGCACCTTCGTAGGCAGATGGAAGCATTTCTTGTGGCAAACTGATTTCCGCACTTGTACCGTTGGTGATTCCCAGTTGCTAGCAGCAAAGAAACTATGCGAAGACTATAA ACTTGGGAAGGAGCCAGCTGGTACAACCCGGGAGCAAATCATCTATGCTAAGAAGCTTTACGAGTCAGCCTTTCATCCCGACACCGGTGACCTGCAGAATGTCTTCGGTAGAATGTCCTTTCAAGTGCCAGGCGGAATGCTTATCACTGGTGCTATGCTTCAGTTTTACAA AACAACCACAGCTGTGGTTTTTTGGCAATGGGTGAACCAGTCGTTCAACGCGTTCGTTAACTATACGAACAGAAATGCCAACAGTCCTACGACCGTGTCTCAATTAGGACTGGCATACGTCAGTGCTACCTCAGCGGCCATGATAACGGCTATAGGATTCAAGTCCTTTTGGGCAAAACGGGCAAGCACCCTTATGGCG CGCTACGTGCCGTTCGCTGCCGTGGCAGCTGCAAATTGCGTGAATATTCCCCTGATGCGGCAGAACGAAATCACTAATGGAATCGACATCAGTGACGAGAATGGCAATAAGTTGACCAAGTCAAAA TTCGCCGCAGTTAAAGGTATCAGCCAAGTAGTCATCTCGAGAATTGTTATGTGTGCACCTGGCATGT TGATTCTACCACCCATGATGGAAAGACTAGAAAAATATGCTTGGATGCAGAAGATCAAATTTTTGCACGCACCTATACAAGTTATGTTGGTCGGTTGTTT TCTGACGTTTATGGTTCCTACGGCATGTGCGTTATTCCCTCAAAACTG cTCAATTAAATCTTGTGATTTGGAACGCTGGGAGCCTGAAAATTACGAACTGTTGAAGAAGAATTGTAAAAGCAGAGATATACCCAAATACTTATACTTCAACAAAGGTTTATAA
- the Sfxn2 gene encoding sideroflexin 2 isoform X1 — protein sequence MFHKFNIFSKTNNSQPTHETVNLKVHHSVNNDSRVHREYFIEIAVPSKMGEERLDVDQPLWDLSTFVGRWKHFLWQTDFRTCTVGDSQLLAAKKLCEDYKLGKEPAGTTREQIIYAKKLYESAFHPDTGDLQNVFGRMSFQVPGGMLITGAMLQFYKTTTAVVFWQWVNQSFNAFVNYTNRNANSPTTVSQLGLAYVSATSAAMITAIGFKSFWAKRASTLMARYVPFAAVAAANCVNIPLMRQNEITNGIDISDENGNKLTKSKFAAVKGISQVVISRIVMCAPGMLILPPMMERLEKYAWMQKIKFLHAPIQVMLVGCFLTFMVPTACALFPQNCSIKSCDLERWEPENYELLKKNCKSRDIPKYLYFNKGL from the exons ATGTTTCATAAATTTAACATATTCTCAAAAACAAACAATTCACAACCTACCCACGAAACAGTTAACTTGAAAGTACACCATTCGGTAAACAACGATTCTAGAGTTCACCgtgaatatttt ATTGAGATCGCAGTACCCTCAAAGATGGGGGAGGAGAGACTGGACGTCGACCAACCTCTATGGGATCTTAGCACCTTCGTAGGCAGATGGAAGCATTTCTTGTGGCAAACTGATTTCCGCACTTGTACCGTTGGTGATTCCCAGTTGCTAGCAGCAAAGAAACTATGCGAAGACTATAA ACTTGGGAAGGAGCCAGCTGGTACAACCCGGGAGCAAATCATCTATGCTAAGAAGCTTTACGAGTCAGCCTTTCATCCCGACACCGGTGACCTGCAGAATGTCTTCGGTAGAATGTCCTTTCAAGTGCCAGGCGGAATGCTTATCACTGGTGCTATGCTTCAGTTTTACAA AACAACCACAGCTGTGGTTTTTTGGCAATGGGTGAACCAGTCGTTCAACGCGTTCGTTAACTATACGAACAGAAATGCCAACAGTCCTACGACCGTGTCTCAATTAGGACTGGCATACGTCAGTGCTACCTCAGCGGCCATGATAACGGCTATAGGATTCAAGTCCTTTTGGGCAAAACGGGCAAGCACCCTTATGGCG CGCTACGTGCCGTTCGCTGCCGTGGCAGCTGCAAATTGCGTGAATATTCCCCTGATGCGGCAGAACGAAATCACTAATGGAATCGACATCAGTGACGAGAATGGCAATAAGTTGACCAAGTCAAAA TTCGCCGCAGTTAAAGGTATCAGCCAAGTAGTCATCTCGAGAATTGTTATGTGTGCACCTGGCATGT TGATTCTACCACCCATGATGGAAAGACTAGAAAAATATGCTTGGATGCAGAAGATCAAATTTTTGCACGCACCTATACAAGTTATGTTGGTCGGTTGTTT TCTGACGTTTATGGTTCCTACGGCATGTGCGTTATTCCCTCAAAACTG cTCAATTAAATCTTGTGATTTGGAACGCTGGGAGCCTGAAAATTACGAACTGTTGAAGAAGAATTGTAAAAGCAGAGATATACCCAAATACTTATACTTCAACAAAGGTTTATAA
- the Sfxn2 gene encoding sideroflexin 2 isoform X5, which produces MQFDHLSLHVLLDFSNEGLRCRLGKEPAGTTREQIIYAKKLYESAFHPDTGDLQNVFGRMSFQVPGGMLITGAMLQFYKTTTAVVFWQWVNQSFNAFVNYTNRNANSPTTVSQLGLAYVSATSAAMITAIGFKSFWAKRASTLMARYVPFAAVAAANCVNIPLMRQNEITNGIDISDENGNKLTKSKFAAVKGISQVVISRIVMCAPGMLILPPMMERLEKYAWMQKIKFLHAPIQVMLVGCFLTFMVPTACALFPQNCSIKSCDLERWEPENYELLKKNCKSRDIPKYLYFNKGL; this is translated from the exons ATGCAATTCGACCATCTTTCCTTGCATGTTTTGCTCGATTTCTCTAATGAAGGATTACGATGCAG ACTTGGGAAGGAGCCAGCTGGTACAACCCGGGAGCAAATCATCTATGCTAAGAAGCTTTACGAGTCAGCCTTTCATCCCGACACCGGTGACCTGCAGAATGTCTTCGGTAGAATGTCCTTTCAAGTGCCAGGCGGAATGCTTATCACTGGTGCTATGCTTCAGTTTTACAA AACAACCACAGCTGTGGTTTTTTGGCAATGGGTGAACCAGTCGTTCAACGCGTTCGTTAACTATACGAACAGAAATGCCAACAGTCCTACGACCGTGTCTCAATTAGGACTGGCATACGTCAGTGCTACCTCAGCGGCCATGATAACGGCTATAGGATTCAAGTCCTTTTGGGCAAAACGGGCAAGCACCCTTATGGCG CGCTACGTGCCGTTCGCTGCCGTGGCAGCTGCAAATTGCGTGAATATTCCCCTGATGCGGCAGAACGAAATCACTAATGGAATCGACATCAGTGACGAGAATGGCAATAAGTTGACCAAGTCAAAA TTCGCCGCAGTTAAAGGTATCAGCCAAGTAGTCATCTCGAGAATTGTTATGTGTGCACCTGGCATGT TGATTCTACCACCCATGATGGAAAGACTAGAAAAATATGCTTGGATGCAGAAGATCAAATTTTTGCACGCACCTATACAAGTTATGTTGGTCGGTTGTTT TCTGACGTTTATGGTTCCTACGGCATGTGCGTTATTCCCTCAAAACTG cTCAATTAAATCTTGTGATTTGGAACGCTGGGAGCCTGAAAATTACGAACTGTTGAAGAAGAATTGTAAAAGCAGAGATATACCCAAATACTTATACTTCAACAAAGGTTTATAA